From Pseudothermotoga thermarum DSM 5069, a single genomic window includes:
- a CDS encoding DUF996 domain-containing protein, producing the protein MDMKTAKTLAGVGLILTLLGSIPAAGWLLGLIGLILFLVAVNNIAKIVEDQNVFTYFLIPTILWFVALVVISVTLMSSFGLIMMGRFFSAGASTIGGFIAVVVLGIISLVYRVKAYRLLAERLNVPIFNTAASLYKWGAILLIILVGMILMLVGDILAIVGFFTAPDQPKKSENVG; encoded by the coding sequence ATGGATATGAAAACGGCTAAAACACTTGCAGGAGTTGGACTTATATTAACTTTGCTTGGATCCATTCCAGCAGCTGGCTGGCTTTTGGGTTTGATTGGGTTAATACTCTTTCTTGTGGCGGTTAACAACATTGCGAAAATAGTCGAAGATCAAAATGTTTTCACGTACTTTTTGATCCCGACGATTCTTTGGTTTGTCGCGCTGGTAGTCATCTCCGTCACATTGATGAGTAGTTTTGGCTTGATAATGATGGGAAGGTTCTTCAGCGCAGGTGCTTCAACAATAGGAGGCTTCATAGCTGTTGTGGTTTTGGGTATAATATCTCTTGTCTACCGGGTGAAGGCTTATAGACTGTTGGCAGAGAGGTTGAACGTTCCTATTTTCAACACTGCTGCCAGTCTTTACAAATGGGGCGCGATATTGTTGATCATTCTTGTAGGAATGATTTTGATGTTAGTTGGAGATATACTTGCAATCGTCGGCTTTTTCACCGCACCAGATCAACCGAAAAAAAGTGAAAACGTTGGTTAG
- a CDS encoding IS256 family transposase produces the protein MEDREYFEQVKKRSLEMLLKEYADDSDQKQRETLADLFERLLNTIMLSERKIYLETEEGDKGNGKYERDLYSTYGILELEVPRTRKGGFRPHLLKEKYKRLDESYVKLLESMIASGFSESEIMSVLKRLGLPYSEKELERIKEGLKEELRWFKERELPSEAFALIIDGYHSEIREEGKVRYGVCYIVLGIDMEGKKDIYGLYTYLGKESRVEWGKVFEDLVRRGLKRVMVVVSDDLSGLGEIIRMVYPLADHQLCVKHLKRNADRQMKREDAKGFKEGLDELKKLSYEEALGKMGKLLEKYKEEYPSFVRYLEGKKEKYVAYTKYPEELRGYIYTTNAVESINSKIERVRIKSGGYFGSVELLELSVYLHRKNLRETKWRNGIMRVKGCMYELNQMFQLRYFVQTQNSP, from the coding sequence CTGGAAGACAGGGAATACTTTGAACAAGTCAAGAAAAGGTCTTTAGAGATGTTGCTTAAGGAATATGCGGATGATTCTGATCAAAAGCAAAGGGAAACACTTGCAGATTTGTTTGAAAGGCTTTTGAACACGATAATGCTTTCAGAGAGAAAGATATATCTTGAGACTGAGGAAGGGGACAAAGGGAACGGGAAGTATGAAAGGGATCTTTACAGCACGTATGGAATTTTGGAACTTGAAGTACCGAGGACGAGGAAAGGCGGTTTTAGGCCACATTTATTGAAGGAAAAGTACAAGAGGCTGGACGAATCGTATGTTAAGTTATTGGAATCGATGATAGCGAGTGGGTTTTCGGAGTCTGAGATAATGAGTGTTTTGAAGAGGTTAGGGTTACCATACTCGGAGAAGGAGCTTGAGAGGATAAAGGAAGGGTTGAAGGAAGAATTGAGATGGTTCAAGGAGAGGGAGCTACCGAGTGAGGCATTTGCGCTAATAATAGATGGTTACCACAGTGAGATAAGGGAAGAAGGGAAAGTAAGGTATGGGGTATGTTACATAGTATTGGGGATAGACATGGAGGGGAAGAAGGACATATACGGTTTGTACACGTATTTGGGTAAGGAGAGCAGGGTGGAATGGGGGAAGGTATTTGAGGATTTGGTGAGACGTGGCTTGAAGAGGGTGATGGTAGTAGTAAGCGACGATTTAAGTGGCTTAGGGGAGATAATAAGGATGGTATATCCATTAGCGGATCACCAGCTTTGTGTGAAGCATTTGAAGAGGAATGCGGATAGGCAAATGAAGCGAGAGGATGCGAAGGGGTTCAAGGAAGGGTTGGACGAATTGAAGAAACTCAGCTATGAAGAGGCATTAGGGAAGATGGGGAAGCTGCTTGAGAAGTACAAAGAGGAGTATCCGAGTTTTGTGAGATATTTGGAGGGTAAGAAAGAGAAATACGTGGCATATACGAAATATCCTGAGGAATTGAGGGGATACATATACACGACGAATGCGGTGGAGAGCATAAACAGCAAGATAGAGCGAGTAAGGATAAAAAGTGGGGGATATTTTGGGAGTGTTGAGCTATTGGAGTTAAGCGTATATTTGCACAGGAAGAACCTGAGGGAGACAAAATGGAGGAACGGGATAATGAGGGTAAAGGGATGTATGTATGAGCTGAACCAGATGTTTCAACTGAGGTATTTTGTCCAGACACAAAATTCACCCTAA
- a CDS encoding stage V sporulation protein S, with product MEVLKVASNSNPNKVAGALAGMIREHGRAELQAIGAGAVNQAVKAIAIARGYLAPSGIDLVSIPAFTDVQIDNETRTAIKFIVFPRS from the coding sequence ATGGAAGTACTAAAGGTGGCTTCCAACTCCAATCCTAACAAGGTGGCTGGAGCTTTGGCTGGTATGATAAGAGAACATGGAAGGGCAGAACTTCAGGCAATCGGTGCAGGGGCAGTCAACCAAGCAGTCAAAGCAATAGCTATTGCAAGAGGATACCTTGCACCAAGTGGCATTGATCTAGTGAGCATCCCAGCATTCACCGATGTTCAAATTGACAACGAAACAAGAACCGCCATTAAGTTCATAGTTTTTCCAAGAAGTTAA